DNA sequence from the Nakaseomyces glabratus chromosome E, complete sequence genome:
GGATGATTTCAAGCTTCTACAAAGCTGAGGCAATGACTATCGACTTTATATGCAATGGTCCTTCATTAATCAAGCTGACTATAGCCTAATATAACTCCATTTTGAATAATACATAACATCAGATTGCTAAGTTGGAGGGACAATGTCTTACGTGGGGGTACGATGTCTTAACCGGTCGCTATTAAGACCATTTGGAACAAGGGGAttttttgatcaattgaaCCCTTTCcatgaaataaaaactcaaaaatatGTACTGCCGAAGATAATCCAAGGTACACCATCACAAGTATATGATGTCGTCTCTGAAGTGTCAAAATATCATGAGTTCATACCATATTGCGAAGACTCCTTTGTAAACGAGCGCGATGACTCCAATAAACCTAAAGTGGCAGGTTTGAGAGTTGGTTTCAAACAATATGATGAAAGATTTGTATGTGATGTTGATTGCAAGTCTAAGGTGAGTGGTAAGGAGGTTTACGTTGTGCGAGCAGAGTCACTTTCACACAATTTGTTTGATATTTTATCCTCGCAATGGACAATAAGCACGCACCCGACTAGAAAGGATGCCTCTACAGTTGAGTTATTActaaaatttaaatttaaatcaCGGTTATACAATAGTATATCTTCGATATTTGCAAAAAGTGTAACCGAACTAGTCATGGATGCCTTTGCTAGGAGAGTTTATCACTTAAAGAAAGCCGCAGTACTCGAAAACCCACAATGACGATCTTTATGGATACTTGTGAAATTTGAACATAAAGTAGAAACTGTACCTGTACATAATTCGGAATTTATCCTTTAAATTATTTGTTAAACTCTAATGTACAtagttatatataaatagtaaaaatatcaaatctTGACTTGATCGGAAATGACTTTTGCTTATTGATTTTCCTTCAAATTGATCTATAAGAGGATAACCATATCCTTAGtgattttatattattattttttatggGGAAGGGTCATTAGTGTATACTCGCTATACCTTTAATTTGTATGTGTTTCACTACTACAACAGCATATTTCATGACTGTGAGCACcttatcaaattttaagTATAAATGTATCCTTTAGAAGTTGCTCTTTAAAGAACATATGCAAAATAAGTGTATTAGAatgttgaaaaaagaaataaaaatgatttTAATGCCTGTTGAGAAATGCAGTGATTATTGGATGCCGTCGAGAAGGTCATCTAAATGAGCGCTCGGAGGTCTACCTCTTTTTTGATTCCCATTAGGTTTTGGTATTGCCACACCAGGTGTAGACGATATGTCCATATTACTTAGGTTTTTCCCTGTGAAAGGTGGGTCACCCAGTTTATTGAGACCATTTTGGGGCACTATTATATTGGCAACAGATTGCTCACGAGGAGTGCTAGTTAATGAATTGAATGCCGAGCTATCTGTACTCCATGTATTACCCTCGTTTTTTAGTATTTCAGTGGGAGAAATGAACATAGATAAACGTGGATTGTTTGATGGTGGTGCTGGTGGTTTAGTGTCAAGCTTTTCGGAGCTCAAAAGATTAAACGCCGAGCCACCTCCTAAGCTATACAAACTCATCCTTGaagctttcttcttcagaatcTTTTCAGATATATCACTTGCAACATCAGAGTCACTACTAGAATAATCATCCTTGTCACCATTTTGGAAGTAGTAAGGATCAAGCTGATATTTATTTTCCCGTTCTCTAATTTggtattcttttcttgcaTTTTTCCAAGACCGTAGAGTTAATGCTATCCAAACTAACACAAGAACTAGAGCAATAAATGCTAGACAACTACCAAAGGCGGTAAAAACGGTACCAGATGGATGTGTAGCATGATAAACATACTTGTTATTTTGTGCACTTGGAATATATATTGGGCCAACGGAAACAGAAGTAGTTGATGGGGTATAGGAAGTATAGCTTGTCGTGCTGGATGTTTCTGAATCAGTATCGCTTGTTGTGCTAGATGCTGTTACAGATTCAGAATAAATGGAGGATTCGGAAGTGCTTGTAATTTCTGTGGATGATCCTTCAGTTTCAGAGCTCTCTGAGTTGTCTGAGGTTGAGGATGTACTAGGCTCTTCTGTAGAAGTTGGAGTTGGTGTTTCACTTGTTGTCACCAGTTTTGGCAACCCTCTCATATGCAAGTGGTGGGAAGGCTGTGTTGCAACCACAACGGCGTCAACAGACGAGACTAGGAAGGATGCTATGAGCAAAAATATCTGTGTAACTTGTGAAGATTTCATTCTTCAACCTTATGTTAGTATGAATTGTCCCTTCAATAGCAAAACTTTTTAGGTGAATCTTAAAGACTATAATTATAATGCTATTTTGTAATAGTGATCCTATAACTATGCCTATTTAGAATGGTCTTCAGCTCTCCTTATATAACTATCTCCAAAATAATTAGGCTTTCGTTTGCTTCCATCAATGAATAAAACGCACACAATAATAAGACAGTATTTACTGCATCTGAGTTATTGGTCAGCTCCCTCAGCATTTATATACCAGAACAGCATTTTGAAAAGCCCACGATCCTCATCTATTAGCAGAATGGATGACCCTCCCTGCTAAAACTGTTCCATCAATATGtgattatatttttagatCATATTCGCTCACATGCTGCGCCAAAATCTGACTTTCTCTGGCCTTTCAGTCTATACATGGTCCGAATTCTGAGAATAATTTTGCTTTGCCTTTCTTAATCTCTTGCAGCTTATTACTAGATCATGGTTAGAAAATTATCAGCCCTTGATCTGCACTATTACTAAACAGTGGGGCAATATGATGGGTTCAGCACGAAAAGTGTCTACTTCATAtgtttttaaattttcCAATTCGCGTTTGGCGTTTCGCGAAACCTTTGGTCCGGGTAAATTAGGTTATACATTATAAAGATATAGCATAGTATTGTAGTGTATCAATATAGACATGGGGTGAATTGTTATTACCACCCTTTACTAAGGTatgtaaaaagaaaagaagttgTATAGGTGCAAAATTCAATATGCAAGACTTTCTTATAGAATCTGTTAGAGCTATAATTCGCCCCGCAATATCAATCTAGTATTGATTTCGTTAACATACGAAAGGTTGTTATTTGGTGAGTTGTTAACTACATATTAATGTAATTGTTATAATTCGTGTGTTAGATAACTAAATGATTTGTATCATTAATTTATAACTAATTTTAATGCAAGGGTCTTTGTATGCATCTAAGTAATATTAGAATCTCCAGGTTTCATCCACTGATTCAATTGCCCATTTGAATTTCTCCCTTAGAGATTTCGTGAAGATTTTTTCTATAGGTACGCCATATTTCTTACAAAACACCACTGATAATCTGGGATCAATATAGTTAATTTTAGATGTGCCTAGAGACACCTCAGAGTTGGCTTCTCTATCCTGGAGTTGCACTTGGCTTGTGGAGATTCTCTGATCTAACCGTTCAATCGctttttctaatttttctACACTATTCATGGAAGCTTTTAACTGAACAATACCTGTGGCTAATTCTTCAGCATATTGTTGTTTTAATTGTTTAACGTTATCAAGCCACTCCTTCAGCGTCTCCTCAGGCAACGGTTCTTCACCTTCGAATTTCCGTTTATCgttttctcttttgaaCTTgttatgatatttttgtatttctcTTTCTATAATTCTCTCATGAATTTTAGCCTCTATTTCTTTATCGATACTGTTAATATCCTCAAAATAATTTGGAGTATCCTTAATTCTATCTGGTTCTATTTGTAGAATACCTTTTTTTAATCTCTCCTTTTGCCATTTGAATTCTTCTATTCTATCAGAGGATTTAGCAACGGATTTAGCATGGCCTGCAGTAACCGTCCTTTGATGGTTACATAGAATTGCAACCGTTCTATTTGCTGCGTTATATTTTAGTAATTTTTCAGCCACACTCCCTTCATTTGGAATAAGATCCAGTTGCTCTTGCATGGTCTTAGAAGCATTGTAAGTACGAAAAACTTTAGCAGTTAAACCTGTCATGTAATTCTGTAGAAATTTGTTTAAAAGTGAAGGATCTAATCTGTCAAACAATTGATGGCCGGGTTGTTTAGGGGGCTTTTTAAATAAAgccaaatttttgaagactTTAGGGTCCACCTGTACCTCTTGATAGAATCTGATTGAATCCTTACCCAAGAAATCGAAAATGACTGTATTGGGAGGTTTCAAGGTTATATGCTCATATCTTAAGGAGCAACATCCTACTGtatcagcttcttcttctgatTTTTCACCACCAGCTCTTAAAGCAAAGACGTCAATTAGATACACTGCGACAGCCTTTTGTCGCTCCACCATAAGTTTGCTCTTGAAATTGTTTCGGTACTCTTTACGAATCCTGTCTATGTGCTTTTTCAATTCCCTAGCTTTCTCAAACTTCTTGAAATCACTTTGGCCCTTCAATGAGGAATTGGCGGCTAAGCGAACGTATTTGAAAGAGCCAAATATGTTCTCCCTCCACATTGCCAGCCACTGTACAGTATTATCATGTCGTATCTCACCCCATTGATGACCGGAAGGAGGGGGAGGAATGGGTGCTCCCTCTCCAAGGTTTAGCACTATGTCTTCAGGtcttattcttctttttagCTTCCCAGTTTTTGGATGAGCACCTCTTCCTCTAAATAAATCAGGTGGTTCAACTTTAAAATTTCCAACTTGTTCTCGTCTACCATCCAGTTCACAAAACTTATAtttctcttcaaatttctCCCTCTCGAGTCTTATTTCCTTCTTTTGCATCGCAGTCAtactctttttttcttcctttagCTGAACAAAATAATCATGCATGGCAGAAAAGTCCATTCTATCAAAGCTTTCTATTTCAATTCCATTTTGAGTACCGCCAGCATCATTGAGAACATGTTTAAAATCCTCAAAAAAGTTCTTTTGAAACACCGGATTTTGAGCATGAGGAGTTTCTAATAAGTGTGCAAAAAAACCAGCAACTTCTTCCGCTTCCAGAGGTAAATCCACCGGGTTGCCTTCATAATAAAGTTTAACATGGGATGGTAGAGCCTCATATGGAGGTGGAAATAGGACACCATTGTGTTCCAAAGTGGTCCACTTAATTGTGTCATCTTTATCTTGTTCTTCCCACCATTTATagtcttcttcaagatcatCGCTtacattttcttcaagatcatCGCTGATAGGCGAGTCATTATCTGTATTCACTAATTTAGCATCCTTGGTTTCTTCATCTCCTTCTTCTGCCTTGACTATGCTAGACTTAAGACCAGTTATATGattctcttcatcatcactcTCATCTTTTACCACATTATAaagctttcttctttttagaATAacaccatcttcatcatctgataCTGTCATATTGCCTATTTACCAGTTTTTAATCTCAACACTTATTAATGCTCGTGATATAAATCAATTACTACTATACAGGATTATGTCCTAATAACAAACAAATGGGTGTGTTCTATATGGTTTCCAACCGCAATGGGAATTCAGCATTTTGGGATGCTCATCGGTATTTTACGTGTCGCGTGCAATCATAGTCAGATTCAAGaatctttgaaaaatcTAGCCTCACCGAGGATATGAAAGCGAGGGAAAAATCTCTGCACAAAATGTGATTTTCTTATAAAGTTAGGCCAAATGCTTTCATTAATGGCCAGATATACTCTATAATTGCATATTCTTCCAAACATAACGGCTTGCGTTATTGGATTTTAGAATTTTATGGTAAAATTTATAATGCAAAATCAGTCATTTTTAAAAGGCGTCATCCGCAGCTAAGGTTTGCAAGTTCCATTCCGTTTCGAAGTTAGATTTCAGAGCTCCAAGTTTATTAATAATGGAGCTACAAGCATTCCTTAAAGCGTCTTTTGGGTCGTATCCTTCAACTGTTTGGATTCTCAACTTAAATCTAGCAAAAAATGGATGCTCAACCTTGTAAGCAGCGAAAAGCACCTTATTGTCGTTAAGAAGTTCTGCTCTGATCAAGTTACCTAATGTGTGgtcttctttctcaaatGTTATTACTACAGCA
Encoded proteins:
- the COQ10 gene encoding ubiquinone-binding protein COQ10 (CAGL0E02387g~Ortholog(s) have ubiquinone binding activity, role in cellular respiration, ubiquinone biosynthetic process and mitochondrial inner membrane localization) encodes the protein MSYVGVRCLNRSLLRPFGTRGFFDQLNPFHEIKTQKYVLPKIIQGTPSQVYDVVSEVSKYHEFIPYCEDSFVNERDDSNKPKVAGLRVGFKQYDERFVCDVDCKSKVSGKEVYVVRAESLSHNLFDILSSQWTISTHPTRKDASTVELLLKFKFKSRLYNSISSIFAKSVTELVMDAFARRVYHLKKAAVLENPQ
- the RPB11 gene encoding DNA-directed RNA polymerase II core subunit RPB11 (CAGL0E02453g~Ortholog(s) have DNA binding, RNA polymerase II activity, RNA-directed 5'-3' RNA polymerase activity, role in termination of RNA polymerase II transcription and DNA-directed RNA polymerase II, core complex, cytosol localization), with the protein product MNAPDRFELFLLGEGESKLKIDPDTKAPNAVVITFEKEDHTLGNLIRAELLNDNKVLFAAYKVEHPFFARFKLRIQTVEGYDPKDALRNACSSIINKLGALKSNFETEWNLQTLAADDAF
- the TOP1 gene encoding DNA topoisomerase 1 (CAGL0E02431g~Ortholog(s) have DNA topoisomerase type I activity), giving the protein MTVSDDEDGVILKRRKLYNVVKDESDDEENHITGLKSSIVKAEEGDEETKDAKLVNTDNDSPISDDLEENVSDDLEEDYKWWEEQDKDDTIKWTTLEHNGVLFPPPYEALPSHVKLYYEGNPVDLPLEAEEVAGFFAHLLETPHAQNPVFQKNFFEDFKHVLNDAGGTQNGIEIESFDRMDFSAMHDYFVQLKEEKKSMTAMQKKEIRLEREKFEEKYKFCELDGRREQVGNFKVEPPDLFRGRGAHPKTGKLKRRIRPEDIVLNLGEGAPIPPPPSGHQWGEIRHDNTVQWLAMWRENIFGSFKYVRLAANSSLKGQSDFKKFEKARELKKHIDRIRKEYRNNFKSKLMVERQKAVAVYLIDVFALRAGGEKSEEEADTVGCCSLRYEHITLKPPNTVIFDFLGKDSIRFYQEVQVDPKVFKNLALFKKPPKQPGHQLFDRLDPSLLNKFLQNYMTGLTAKVFRTYNASKTMQEQLDLIPNEGSVAEKLLKYNAANRTVAILCNHQRTVTAGHAKSVAKSSDRIEEFKWQKERLKKGILQIEPDRIKDTPNYFEDINSIDKEIEAKIHERIIEREIQKYHNKFKRENDKRKFEGEEPLPEETLKEWLDNVKQLKQQYAEELATGIVQLKASMNSVEKLEKAIERLDQRISTSQVQLQDREANSEVSLGTSKINYIDPRLSVVFCKKYGVPIEKIFTKSLREKFKWAIESVDETWRF
- the CSI2 gene encoding Csi2p (CAGL0E02409g~Ortholog(s) have cellular bud neck, fungal-type vacuole localization) gives rise to the protein MKSSQVTQIFLLIASFLVSSVDAVVVATQPSHHLHMRGLPKLVTTSETPTPTSTEEPSTSSTSDNSESSETEGSSTEITSTSESSIYSESVTASSTTSDTDSETSSTTSYTSYTPSTTSVSVGPIYIPSAQNNKYVYHATHPSGTVFTAFGSCLAFIALVLVLVWIALTLRSWKNARKEYQIRERENKYQLDPYYFQNGDKDDYSSSDSDVASDISEKILKKKASRMSLYSLGGGSAFNLLSSEKLDTKPPAPPSNNPRLSMFISPTEILKNEGNTWSTDSSAFNSLTSTPREQSVANIIVPQNGLNKLGDPPFTGKNLSNMDISSTPGVAIPKPNGNQKRGRPPSAHLDDLLDGIQ